In Cotesia glomerata isolate CgM1 linkage group LG3, MPM_Cglom_v2.3, whole genome shotgun sequence, one genomic interval encodes:
- the LOC123261941 gene encoding uncharacterized protein LOC123261941: MKKVIFLIFMSLISVHNQGQILIQSFDSSKIIEVVLEIVDQCNTIYTNSLMLAGAFDSHDFQRFANLRPIIWFDEHSDHSLIKKRSNQVNIDHIKTTLISTDSTSELQKMLNQIKKSKWWNSFGYFIILDKSNGPQHCDQASEFLNIAWKMNLISYHSNTVFICVNSEDKVIIYNYNPYNNWTTNGWTLDNVITKSDNNNWFLYERDSASANFSNCNEVFFDKTLHLGNYTGIRAVTALPNENKCDIYRDYNKSIAKQFDISMAKMLFDNLGVPFNYSCSFEHSGLNSKGLHYGIVKDLADNKYDLMLNYRFSLYSNSTDGSVIIYESGVTFVGNDRGFISIFEAMIRFFRPWFLIATAIVMLIAIITLRLTIEPTFSSATLQVICYSAILSRKFQLALHRELFLQQYFFLCLSSKRFLTVTF, encoded by the exons atgaaaaaagttatttttttgatctttATGTCACTTATAAGTGTCCATAATCAAGGTCAAATTTTGATACAGTCATTTGATAGCAGCAAAATAATTGAAGTCgtg ttgGAAATCGTTGATCAATGTAATACAATTTATACAAACAGTTTAATGCTTGCTGGTGCTTTTGACAGCCATGACTTTCAGAGATTTGCTAACTTAAGACCAATCATTTGGTTTGACGAACACTCAGATCATTCGTTAATCAAAAAAAGGAGCAATCAAGTGAACATCGATCACATAAAAACCACCTTAATTTCAACGGATTCAACGTCGGAgttacaaaaaatgttaaatcaaataaagaaatcaaaatGGTGGAATTCGTTTGggtatttcattattttggaCAAATCAAATGGACCCCAACACTGCGATCAAGCGAGCGAATTTTTGAATATCGCCTGGAAAATGAACCTGATTTCATATCACAGCAACACAGTTTTCATATGCGTTAACTCTGAAGACAAGGTTAtcatttacaattataatcCGTATAATAACTGGACAACGAATGGCTGGACATTGGATAACGTCATAACCAAAtctgacaataataattggtTCTTGTACGAACGAGATTCTGCTTCag CCAACTTTAGTAATTGTAATGAGGTGTTCTTTGATAAGACTCTCCACTTGGGCAACTACACTGGAATAAGGGCGGTGACAGCTCTTcctaatgaaaataaatgtgaTATATATCGCGATTACAACAAAAGTATAGCAAAACAATTTGACATTTCGATGGCTAAAATGTTGTTTGATAATTTGGGTGTCCCGTTTAATTATAGTTGTAGTTTTGAACATAGTGGTCTCAATTCGAAAGGTTTACATTATGGAATAGTTAAAGATCTTGCGGATAACAAGTACGATTTAATGCTAAATTATCGCTTTAGCTTATATTCGAATTCAACCGACGGGTCTGTAATCATTTATGAAAGTGGTGTTACATTTGTCGGCAATGATCGCggatttatttcaattttcgaGGCGATGATACGTTTTTTCCGACCATGGTTTTTGATCGCTACCGCTATTGTCATGTTGATAGCAATAATAACTCTAAGACTTACTATTGAACCAACTTTTTCATCAGCAACACTTCAAGTAATTTGTTACTCGGCGATTCTCTCTCGAAAGTTCCAACTCGCTCTCCACCGCGAATTATTCTtgcaacaatatttttttttgtgcttaTCATCCAAACGATTTTTAACAGTAACATTCTGA